A stretch of Leucobacter aridicollis DNA encodes these proteins:
- the hflX gene encoding GTPase HflX, with amino-acid sequence MSDFTNDKTTAPVTDAAQRENDEDRAAQAAEGVTDPLERVLRRAAGAGASVIRDLSDAQALGSADHDTLDDDDHGIQMEREDRASLTRVAGLSTELEDVTEVEYRQLRLENVVLIGIYNSGRGHSAQDALEEAENSLRELAALAETAGATVLDGVLQRRVNPDPATYFGKGKAQELAELVRALGADTVIADDELGPSQRRALEDVVNAKVIDRTTVILDIFSQHAKSREGKAQVELAQLEYLLPRLRGWGESMSRQAGGQVGAAGAGMGSRGPGETKIELDRRRINTRMARLRKQIAGFAPARAAKRANRKRGEVPSVAIAGYTNAGKSSLLNRLTGTQELVQNQLFATLDTAVRHAETQDGRDFTYVDTVGFVRNLPHQLVEAFRSTFEEVGESDVILHVVDASHPDPEAQLATVRDVVAEVEAQGIPEVVAFNKADLIDESRRMLLHGLVPDGVFVSARTGEGLDELQARIDAAIPTPDREVTVVVPYDRGDLVAELHERNRVLELEYDEAGTRVRALVTPEMFAKLDDYLV; translated from the coding sequence ATGAGTGATTTCACGAACGATAAGACCACAGCACCCGTGACCGACGCAGCGCAGCGCGAGAACGACGAGGACCGCGCCGCACAGGCTGCCGAAGGGGTCACCGACCCGCTCGAGCGGGTGCTTCGGCGTGCCGCCGGTGCCGGCGCGTCGGTGATCCGCGACCTCTCTGACGCGCAGGCGCTCGGCAGCGCCGACCATGACACGCTTGACGATGATGATCACGGGATCCAGATGGAGCGCGAGGACCGCGCCTCTCTGACTCGCGTCGCAGGGCTCTCGACCGAGCTCGAGGACGTGACCGAGGTCGAGTACCGGCAGCTGCGACTCGAGAACGTCGTGCTCATCGGCATCTACAACTCGGGCCGCGGGCATTCGGCACAGGACGCGCTCGAGGAGGCAGAGAACTCGCTCCGCGAGCTCGCGGCGCTCGCAGAGACCGCTGGCGCCACGGTGCTCGACGGCGTCCTGCAGCGGCGCGTGAACCCCGACCCGGCCACGTACTTCGGCAAGGGCAAAGCGCAGGAGCTCGCCGAGCTCGTGCGCGCCCTCGGCGCCGACACCGTCATCGCGGATGACGAGCTCGGCCCGAGCCAGCGACGTGCACTCGAGGACGTCGTGAACGCGAAGGTGATCGACCGCACCACGGTCATCCTCGACATCTTTAGCCAGCATGCGAAGAGCCGGGAGGGTAAGGCGCAGGTCGAGCTCGCCCAGCTCGAATACCTGCTTCCGCGACTGCGCGGCTGGGGCGAGTCGATGTCGCGTCAGGCTGGCGGCCAGGTGGGCGCGGCAGGCGCGGGTATGGGATCCCGCGGCCCCGGTGAGACGAAGATCGAGCTCGACCGGCGACGCATCAACACCCGTATGGCGCGGCTGCGTAAGCAGATCGCCGGCTTCGCGCCCGCCCGAGCGGCGAAGCGCGCGAACCGGAAGCGTGGCGAGGTGCCCTCGGTCGCGATTGCCGGGTATACCAACGCCGGCAAGTCGAGCCTGCTGAACCGCCTCACCGGGACGCAGGAGCTCGTGCAGAACCAGCTGTTCGCGACGCTTGATACCGCGGTGCGGCACGCTGAGACGCAGGACGGCCGCGACTTCACGTACGTCGACACCGTCGGCTTCGTGCGCAACCTCCCGCACCAGCTCGTTGAGGCGTTCCGGTCGACGTTCGAAGAGGTGGGGGAGTCCGACGTGATCTTGCACGTCGTCGACGCCTCGCACCCTGACCCCGAGGCGCAGCTCGCGACCGTCCGCGACGTGGTTGCGGAGGTCGAGGCGCAGGGCATCCCGGAGGTCGTGGCCTTCAACAAGGCGGACCTCATCGACGAGTCGCGGCGCATGCTGCTTCACGGGCTCGTCCCGGACGGGGTGTTCGTCTCCGCGCGCACCGGCGAGGGGCTCGACGAGCTCCAGGCGCGCATCGACGCGGCGATCCCGACGCCCGACCGCGAGGTCACCGTCGTGGTGCCCTACGACAGAGGTGACCTCGTCGCCGAGCTGCACGAACGCAACCGCGTGCTCGAGCTGGAGTACGACGAGGCTGGGACGCGGGTGCGTGCGCTCGTGACTCCCGAGATGTTCGCCAAGCTCGACGACTACCTCGTATAG
- a CDS encoding class I SAM-dependent methyltransferase, with amino-acid sequence MNQHYFSEAPAGEFTPREIQVELAGATRSVLTAGGVFSPEHLDQGTATLLAALPDLTELDIVRAPADEAPVDGSAGAILDVGCGWGPIALAAALDHRDREVWAIDVNERSRELTRRNAERLGLTNVRVAAPEDVPADLAFAEIRSNPPIRVGKEVLHGILEQWLPRLIPGGAAYLVVAKHLGADSLQKWIATTFDDLEVDRAARKKGFHVLRAVRD; translated from the coding sequence GTGAATCAGCACTATTTCTCAGAGGCGCCGGCCGGCGAGTTCACGCCGCGCGAGATCCAGGTTGAGCTCGCGGGCGCCACGCGTTCCGTGCTCACCGCCGGCGGGGTGTTCAGCCCCGAGCACCTCGACCAGGGCACGGCGACACTGCTCGCGGCCCTCCCGGACCTCACGGAGCTCGACATCGTTCGTGCCCCCGCCGACGAGGCCCCGGTGGACGGCTCCGCCGGCGCGATCCTTGACGTGGGCTGCGGGTGGGGACCGATCGCGCTCGCGGCCGCGCTCGATCACCGCGACCGCGAGGTGTGGGCAATCGACGTGAACGAGCGGTCCCGGGAGCTCACGCGGCGCAACGCCGAGCGGCTGGGCCTCACCAATGTCAGGGTCGCGGCCCCCGAAGACGTTCCCGCGGATCTCGCGTTCGCGGAGATCCGTTCGAACCCGCCGATCCGGGTCGGCAAAGAGGTGTTGCACGGCATTCTCGAGCAGTGGCTGCCCCGCCTCATTCCGGGCGGCGCGGCCTACCTCGTCGTGGCGAAGCACCTCGGTGCCGATTCGCTCCAGAAGTGGATCGCGACGACGTTCGACGACCTCGAGGTCGACCGCGCGGCCCGCAAGAAGGGGTTCCACGTGCTGCGGGCGGTGCGCGACTAG
- the dapF gene encoding diaminopimelate epimerase, translating into MTALTFTKGHGTGNDFVLFTDPDGEIDLTPERIRFLCDRRFGIGADGVIRAVRSRAIPEGADILAVEPEAEWFMDYWNADGTVAEMCGNGVRVYTHYLIAEGLVAPEGSDTLPLGTRAGVRDVLIGASGYTVDLGRWRLAPERLVAATGLAVPRPGLGIDVGNPHVVTVLADDAELDGLKLVSEPALEPAPADGANVEFVVPAEPLLKNGVAHIRMRVFERGVGETLSCGTGAAAAALAFRHWGGEQMPNSWSVEVPGGKLAVRMFATEEGEHVSLSGPAELVYSGTVELP; encoded by the coding sequence ATGACCGCACTCACCTTCACCAAGGGCCACGGAACTGGGAACGACTTCGTGCTCTTCACGGATCCCGACGGCGAGATCGACCTCACACCCGAGCGCATCCGCTTTCTCTGCGACCGCAGGTTCGGGATCGGCGCGGACGGCGTCATCCGCGCCGTGCGCTCGCGCGCGATCCCCGAGGGCGCCGACATCCTGGCGGTGGAGCCCGAGGCCGAATGGTTCATGGATTACTGGAACGCGGACGGCACTGTCGCAGAGATGTGCGGCAACGGTGTGCGTGTCTACACGCACTACCTCATCGCTGAGGGGCTCGTCGCGCCGGAGGGGAGCGACACCCTTCCGCTTGGTACCCGCGCGGGGGTGCGCGACGTCCTCATCGGCGCATCGGGCTACACCGTCGACCTTGGCCGGTGGCGGCTCGCCCCCGAGCGCCTCGTTGCGGCGACGGGCCTCGCCGTGCCGCGTCCGGGGCTCGGCATTGACGTCGGAAACCCGCACGTGGTGACGGTGCTCGCTGACGATGCGGAGCTTGACGGGCTGAAGCTCGTCTCGGAGCCCGCGCTCGAGCCGGCTCCGGCCGACGGCGCGAACGTCGAGTTCGTCGTGCCCGCCGAACCGCTTCTCAAGAATGGTGTCGCGCACATTCGCATGCGCGTCTTCGAACGCGGCGTCGGCGAGACGCTCTCGTGCGGCACGGGCGCGGCTGCGGCGGCGCTCGCGTTCCGTCACTGGGGCGGGGAGCAGATGCCGAACAGCTGGAGCGTAGAGGTCCCGGGCGGCAAGCTCGCCGTCCGCATGTTTGCGACCGAAGAAGGGGAGCACGTCTCGCTCTCGGGTCCCGCTGAGCTCGTCTACAGCGGCACCGTCGAGCTGCCCTAG
- the miaA gene encoding tRNA (adenosine(37)-N6)-dimethylallyltransferase MiaA, producing the protein MGALWAIVGATGTGKSAAALDLAERLTAARGVPAQIVNSDAMQLYRGMDIGTAKLPVAERRGIPHHLFDVFEPSEEATVARYQPDARAVIGAILSGGGDAILVGGSGLYVSSVIFDFQFPPRDSGTRAALEAEYESAGVEPLVARLRELAPDVADAVDRRNPRRVIRALEVALLGGDATVTLPSDPVQWRAGTDHGATHILGIACELGVLTERLDARVQGMWASGMLEEVRGLLPRGIAEGKTASRAIGYAQALAQLSGDMSERDAISETQALTRRYARRQVSWFKRYPHTTWIDQTAGQNLSDLDSFVAGALSADPLR; encoded by the coding sequence GTGGGCGCGCTCTGGGCGATCGTCGGAGCGACAGGCACCGGGAAGTCCGCGGCGGCGCTTGACCTCGCTGAACGGCTGACGGCGGCGCGTGGCGTTCCCGCGCAGATCGTGAACTCCGACGCCATGCAGCTCTACCGCGGCATGGACATCGGCACCGCGAAGCTCCCCGTCGCCGAGCGCCGGGGAATCCCGCATCACCTGTTTGATGTGTTTGAGCCCAGCGAAGAGGCAACGGTCGCCCGCTACCAGCCCGACGCGAGGGCGGTCATCGGCGCGATCCTCAGTGGTGGGGGAGACGCGATCCTGGTCGGCGGTTCCGGGCTGTACGTCTCGAGCGTGATCTTCGATTTCCAGTTCCCGCCCCGCGACTCGGGGACCAGGGCCGCCCTCGAAGCGGAGTACGAGTCCGCCGGCGTCGAGCCCCTCGTGGCCCGGCTCCGCGAGCTCGCCCCAGACGTCGCCGACGCCGTCGACCGCCGAAACCCGAGGCGCGTCATTCGCGCGCTCGAGGTTGCGCTGCTCGGGGGCGACGCGACGGTGACGTTGCCGAGCGATCCCGTGCAGTGGCGCGCCGGTACCGACCACGGCGCTACGCATATCCTCGGGATCGCGTGCGAACTCGGTGTGCTGACCGAGCGCCTCGACGCGCGAGTGCAGGGGATGTGGGCGAGCGGCATGCTCGAGGAGGTTCGCGGACTGCTTCCCAGGGGGATCGCCGAGGGCAAGACCGCGAGCCGCGCGATCGGCTACGCGCAGGCGCTCGCGCAGCTCTCGGGTGACATGAGCGAGCGCGACGCGATCTCCGAGACTCAGGCCCTCACCCGGCGCTACGCGCGCAGGCAGGTGAGCTGGTTCAAGCGCTACCCGCACACAACCTGGATCGATCAGACCGCTGGGCAGAACCTGAGTGATCTCGATAGCTTCGTTGCCGGCGCCCTCAGCGCGGACCCGCTGCGCTAG
- the miaB gene encoding tRNA (N6-isopentenyl adenosine(37)-C2)-methylthiotransferase MiaB: MPTVEAVKIESSPAAVRPDGTARSYTVRTLGCQMNVHDSERMSGSLEAAGYVAADNADDADVVVINTCAVRENAANKLYGNLGMLAGVKREREGMQIAVGGCLAQKDQGEIVEKAPWVDVVFGTHNMGSLPTLLERARHNSEAQVEILESLEVFPSTLPTKRDSASSGWVSISVGCNNTCTFCIVPSLRGKEKDRRPGDILAEVQALVDDGAIEVTLLGQNVNTYGVEFGDRQAFGKLLRAMGDIEGLERVRFTSPHPAAFTDDVIAAMAETPNVMPSLHMPLQSGSDSVLKAMRRSYRSKRFLGILDSVRERIPNAAITTDIIVGFPGETDEDFEDTLRVVEQSRFSSAFTFQYSIRPGTPAATMPDQIPKAVVQERYERLQALQERLSLEENQAQIGQTVEVLVSANEGRKDGSTRRMSGRAADNRLVHFVVPEGADEPRPGDMVTTTVTAAAPHFIIADETVGFSVRRTRAGDAWDRRQADSCGVPAPSGAAQGAGRAVNLGLPTLRIGN; the protein is encoded by the coding sequence ATGCCTACCGTCGAAGCAGTGAAGATCGAGTCGTCACCAGCAGCGGTCCGCCCCGACGGGACGGCCCGAAGCTACACGGTGCGCACCCTCGGGTGCCAGATGAACGTGCACGACTCCGAGCGGATGTCTGGCTCGCTTGAGGCCGCCGGGTACGTTGCGGCCGACAACGCCGACGACGCCGACGTGGTTGTCATCAACACGTGCGCGGTCCGGGAGAACGCGGCAAACAAGCTGTACGGCAACCTCGGGATGCTCGCCGGCGTGAAGCGGGAGCGCGAGGGCATGCAGATCGCCGTTGGCGGCTGCCTCGCGCAGAAGGATCAGGGCGAGATCGTCGAGAAGGCGCCGTGGGTCGACGTCGTCTTCGGTACCCACAACATGGGATCCCTGCCGACGCTTCTCGAACGCGCCAGGCACAACTCCGAGGCGCAGGTCGAGATCCTCGAGTCGCTCGAGGTTTTCCCGTCGACGTTGCCGACGAAGCGTGACTCCGCCTCGAGCGGTTGGGTGTCAATCTCGGTTGGGTGCAACAACACCTGCACGTTCTGCATCGTCCCGTCGCTCCGTGGCAAGGAGAAGGACAGGCGCCCCGGCGACATCCTCGCCGAGGTGCAGGCGCTCGTCGACGACGGGGCGATCGAGGTCACGCTGCTCGGCCAGAACGTGAACACCTACGGGGTAGAGTTCGGCGACCGGCAGGCGTTCGGCAAGCTGCTCCGGGCGATGGGCGACATCGAGGGCCTCGAACGGGTTCGGTTCACGAGCCCCCACCCCGCGGCCTTCACGGACGACGTGATCGCGGCGATGGCCGAGACGCCCAACGTCATGCCGTCCCTGCACATGCCGCTGCAGTCCGGCTCGGACAGCGTGCTTAAGGCGATGCGCCGCTCGTACCGGTCGAAGCGGTTCCTCGGGATTCTCGACTCAGTCCGTGAGCGGATCCCGAACGCGGCGATTACGACCGACATCATTGTCGGATTCCCCGGCGAGACCGACGAGGACTTCGAGGACACGCTTCGCGTGGTCGAGCAGTCCCGCTTCTCGAGCGCATTCACATTCCAGTACTCGATTCGGCCAGGCACGCCAGCGGCCACGATGCCCGACCAGATCCCGAAGGCGGTCGTGCAGGAACGCTACGAGCGCCTCCAGGCGCTGCAGGAGCGGCTCTCGCTCGAGGAGAACCAGGCCCAGATCGGGCAGACCGTCGAGGTGCTGGTGTCGGCGAACGAGGGCCGGAAGGACGGCTCGACGCGGCGCATGTCCGGTCGCGCGGCCGACAACCGGCTGGTGCACTTCGTGGTTCCCGAGGGCGCCGACGAGCCGCGCCCAGGCGACATGGTGACGACGACGGTGACCGCGGCCGCGCCGCACTTCATCATCGCCGACGAGACCGTCGGGTTCTCCGTGCGCCGGACGCGCGCCGGCGACGCGTGGGACCGCCGGCAGGCCGATAGCTGCGGCGTCCCCGCCCCGTCGGGTGCCGCCCAGGGGGCCGGGCGAGCGGTCAACCTCGGGTTGCCGACGCTCCGCATCGGAAACTGA
- a CDS encoding regulatory protein RecX: protein MAVRFLPPPEERPQPQREDRGDLAEVIEFRSRLRRPEPAAADAGTGHESADDRDSAGGPRADESADSTPVAQGAGAVLSRVAEDDEAGPSAYESAVKLLARKPLSTGELQRALVAAGHPEIDAEEAVATCVDSLYLDDADLATAVATKLREAKGESKARIRQKLRERHLPDAAIESALSELDDDEELELLRQTASDRARRMAGLDRQTAERRLLGFLARRGWSGERATRAAKDALDGVARGAGGGRGSVRFQ, encoded by the coding sequence ATGGCTGTCCGGTTTCTTCCTCCTCCCGAGGAGCGGCCGCAGCCGCAGCGGGAGGACCGGGGCGACCTCGCCGAGGTGATCGAGTTCCGCAGCAGGCTCCGACGACCGGAGCCTGCTGCGGCCGACGCCGGCACAGGTCACGAGTCCGCTGACGACCGAGACTCGGCTGGCGGCCCGCGGGCTGATGAGTCGGCTGACTCGACGCCCGTCGCGCAGGGCGCCGGGGCGGTCCTGTCGCGGGTCGCCGAGGACGACGAAGCGGGCCCTAGCGCCTACGAGTCGGCCGTGAAGCTGCTCGCGCGCAAGCCGCTCTCTACTGGGGAGCTCCAGCGCGCCCTCGTGGCGGCGGGGCACCCGGAGATCGACGCCGAGGAGGCGGTCGCGACGTGCGTCGACTCGCTGTACCTCGACGACGCGGACCTCGCGACCGCGGTCGCGACGAAGCTCCGTGAGGCGAAGGGGGAGAGCAAGGCTCGCATTCGGCAGAAGCTTCGTGAACGCCACCTTCCTGACGCGGCGATCGAAAGCGCCCTGTCGGAGCTTGATGACGACGAGGAGCTGGAGCTGCTCCGGCAGACCGCGAGCGACCGCGCGCGGCGCATGGCCGGGCTCGACCGCCAGACCGCTGAGCGTCGGCTGCTCGGCTTTCTCGCCCGCCGCGGCTGGTCGGGGGAGCGCGCGACGCGCGCCGCGAAGGACGCCCTTGACGGGGTCGCGCGCGGCGCCGGTGGCGGCCGCGGCTCCGTTAGGTTCCAGTAG
- the recA gene encoding recombinase RecA, producing MAAAKDREKALESALALIDRQFGKGAIMRMGSQERQAVEVIPTGSVALDVALGIGGLPRGRIIEIYGPESSGKTTLTLHAIANAQRAGGIAAFIDAEHALDPDYAQKLGVDIDALLVAQPDTGEQALEIADMLIRSGSVDLVVVDSVAALVPKAEIDGDMGDSHVGLQARLMSQALRKITGSLNSTKTTAIFINQLREKIGVFFGSPETTSGGKALKFYASVRLDIRRIQTLKDGQDAVGNRTRVKVVKNKMAPPFKQAEFDILYGTGISREGSLIDYGVEHGLVKKSGAWYTYDGDQLGQGMENARRFLIANPDTALEIEEKILTKLGVNGRTEEEAPAPETKAADGTGEQLAASA from the coding sequence ATGGCAGCAGCAAAAGATCGCGAAAAGGCACTCGAGTCGGCCCTCGCCCTCATTGACCGCCAGTTTGGCAAGGGCGCGATCATGCGCATGGGCAGCCAGGAGCGCCAGGCGGTTGAGGTCATCCCCACCGGCTCGGTCGCACTGGACGTCGCACTCGGCATTGGCGGACTGCCGCGCGGCCGCATCATCGAGATCTATGGCCCGGAGTCCTCGGGTAAGACGACGCTGACGTTGCACGCCATCGCGAACGCGCAGCGCGCGGGTGGCATCGCCGCCTTCATTGACGCGGAGCACGCGCTTGACCCCGACTATGCCCAGAAGCTTGGCGTCGACATCGACGCCCTCCTCGTCGCGCAGCCCGATACCGGCGAGCAGGCGCTTGAGATCGCGGACATGCTGATCCGCTCCGGTTCTGTCGATCTCGTCGTCGTTGACTCGGTCGCCGCGCTCGTGCCGAAGGCCGAGATCGATGGCGACATGGGCGACAGCCACGTCGGTCTGCAGGCTCGACTGATGTCGCAGGCGCTCCGCAAGATCACCGGCAGCCTGAACTCGACGAAGACGACCGCGATCTTCATTAACCAGCTTCGCGAGAAGATCGGCGTCTTCTTCGGCAGCCCGGAGACCACCTCCGGTGGTAAGGCGCTGAAGTTCTACGCGTCGGTACGCCTCGACATCCGCCGCATCCAGACCCTGAAGGACGGCCAGGACGCGGTGGGTAACCGCACTCGCGTGAAGGTCGTCAAGAACAAGATGGCCCCGCCCTTCAAGCAGGCCGAGTTCGACATCCTCTACGGCACCGGCATCTCCCGCGAGGGGTCGCTCATCGACTACGGCGTTGAGCACGGCCTCGTGAAGAAGAGCGGCGCCTGGTACACGTACGACGGCGATCAGCTTGGGCAGGGCATGGAGAACGCCCGCCGCTTCCTCATTGCGAACCCCGACACCGCGCTTGAGATCGAGGAGAAGATCCTCACGAAGCTCGGCGTGAACGGACGCACCGAGGAAGAGGCCCCGGCTCCCGAGACGAAGGCGGCCGACGGCACAGGCGAGCAGCTCGCTGCGAGCGCCTAA
- a CDS encoding DUF3046 domain-containing protein, translated as MRHRAFRAAVAEEFGEAHSGVLLRDYWLAALGSTPDEALERGVEPRVVWEALCVEFDVPISRRHGRGLADPQE; from the coding sequence ATGCGTCACCGCGCCTTTCGCGCAGCCGTCGCCGAGGAGTTTGGGGAGGCCCACTCCGGCGTGCTGCTGCGCGATTATTGGCTCGCCGCGCTCGGGTCCACCCCCGACGAGGCGCTCGAGCGGGGCGTTGAGCCGCGGGTGGTCTGGGAAGCGCTGTGCGTCGAGTTTGACGTCCCCATCTCCAGGCGGCACGGTCGCGGGCTCGCCGACCCGCAAGAATAA
- a CDS encoding helix-turn-helix domain-containing protein — protein sequence MLLVRQEIGDVLRDFRLQKGRTLRQVAGDASVALGYLSEVERGQKEASSEILAAVADALDTPLSVILGEVSERLAIVEGLSLPMQSRVPDTVPVELVSGYGSELVSR from the coding sequence ATGCTGCTAGTACGTCAAGAAATTGGTGATGTGCTTCGCGACTTCCGTCTGCAGAAGGGGCGCACGCTCCGGCAGGTTGCGGGTGACGCAAGCGTCGCACTCGGCTACCTCAGTGAGGTGGAGCGTGGGCAGAAGGAGGCGTCGAGCGAGATTCTCGCCGCCGTGGCCGATGCCCTGGATACTCCGCTGTCGGTCATCCTTGGCGAGGTGAGCGAGCGGCTCGCGATCGTCGAGGGGCTCTCGCTGCCGATGCAGAGCCGTGTCCCGGACACCGTTCCCGTCGAGCTGGTCTCCGGCTACGGCTCGGAACTCGTCTCCCGCTAG
- a CDS encoding CinA family protein — MPETFALAQEVVARATRAGVRIATAESLTGGLLAAALVAVPGASNAFSGGVVAYDTQLKATILGVDETLLRDRGPVDPEVASQMAAGVRTVCAVAAGDGPAARVPAAIGIATTGVAGPAADPQSGQPAGTVWLALSTVAGEQAEQVSAAGETRDEIREATVVAALTLLLDHLRSIG, encoded by the coding sequence ATGCCTGAGACATTCGCACTCGCCCAGGAGGTCGTCGCACGGGCGACGCGGGCGGGCGTGCGCATCGCGACGGCGGAGTCGCTCACTGGTGGGCTGCTGGCTGCCGCGCTCGTGGCGGTGCCGGGAGCGTCGAACGCGTTCAGCGGGGGCGTCGTGGCGTACGACACCCAGCTGAAGGCGACGATCCTCGGCGTCGACGAGACGCTCCTTCGCGACCGCGGCCCCGTCGATCCCGAGGTCGCGTCGCAGATGGCTGCCGGGGTGCGAACGGTGTGCGCGGTTGCTGCGGGCGACGGTCCGGCCGCACGCGTGCCCGCGGCGATCGGGATCGCGACGACGGGAGTCGCGGGTCCGGCCGCCGATCCCCAGTCCGGCCAGCCCGCTGGCACCGTGTGGCTCGCGCTCAGCACCGTGGCCGGGGAGCAGGCCGAACAGGTGTCGGCCGCCGGCGAGACCCGCGACGAGATCCGCGAGGCGACGGTGGTGGCGGCGCTCACTCTGCTCCTCGACCACCTCCGGTCGATCGGCTAG
- the pgsA gene encoding CDP-diacylglycerol--glycerol-3-phosphate 3-phosphatidyltransferase, whose protein sequence is MSTQQADGVKPSNWNAPNVITAARIVATPFFLWLLLASGDNVAMRWGAAAFFVIAIATDALDGYLARSRGLITDLGKLLDPIADKALTGAALVGLAILAELPWWVVVVVLVREIGVTIHRLMIVSDVVVAAAWMGKVKTVAQSVAIALALTPLAHLEGAAGTVFTWVNIVTMSIAVTLTVVSGIDYVVAYVRGRGAAARNA, encoded by the coding sequence ATGAGCACTCAGCAGGCTGACGGCGTGAAGCCGAGCAACTGGAACGCGCCCAACGTCATCACCGCTGCGCGGATCGTTGCGACGCCGTTCTTCCTGTGGCTATTGCTTGCCTCCGGCGACAACGTCGCCATGCGCTGGGGCGCCGCGGCATTCTTCGTGATTGCGATCGCGACCGACGCGCTTGACGGCTACCTCGCCCGCTCGCGCGGCCTCATCACCGACCTCGGGAAGCTGCTCGATCCGATCGCGGACAAGGCGCTCACCGGCGCCGCGCTGGTCGGGCTCGCGATCCTGGCCGAGCTGCCCTGGTGGGTGGTGGTCGTCGTCCTCGTCCGCGAGATCGGTGTCACCATTCACCGCCTGATGATCGTGAGCGATGTGGTTGTCGCGGCGGCCTGGATGGGTAAGGTCAAGACTGTCGCCCAGTCCGTCGCGATTGCGCTCGCGCTCACGCCGCTGGCTCACCTCGAAGGCGCCGCTGGCACGGTCTTCACCTGGGTAAACATTGTCACGATGTCGATCGCGGTGACCCTCACCGTGGTGAGCGGCATCGACTACGTCGTCGCGTACGTGCGCGGCAGGGGAGCGGCCGCGAGGAATGCCTGA